In Pasteurella multocida subsp. multocida OH4807, a genomic segment contains:
- the rplC gene encoding 50S ribosomal protein L3 (COG0087 Ribosomal protein L3): MIGLVGRKVGMTRIFNEDGVSIPVTVIEIEANRVTQVKTVETDGYSAIQVTTGSKKASRVTKPEAGHFVKAGVEAGRGLWEFRTTEGEEFTLGQEINVDIFADVKKVDVTGTSKGKGFAGGVKRWNFRTQDATHGNSLSHRVLGSIGQNQTPGRVFKGKKMAGHLGAERVTVQSLEVVRVDAERKLLLVKGAVPGATNGDVIVKPAVKA, translated from the coding sequence ATGATTGGTTTAGTCGGTCGTAAAGTTGGTATGACTCGTATCTTCAATGAAGATGGCGTTTCAATTCCAGTTACCGTTATCGAAATCGAAGCCAACCGTGTTACTCAAGTTAAAACTGTAGAAACAGATGGCTATTCTGCAATTCAAGTTACTACTGGCTCTAAAAAAGCAAGTCGTGTAACTAAGCCAGAAGCTGGTCATTTCGTGAAAGCAGGTGTTGAAGCTGGTCGCGGTTTATGGGAATTTCGTACTACTGAAGGTGAAGAATTCACTTTAGGTCAAGAAATTAATGTTGACATCTTCGCTGATGTTAAAAAAGTTGATGTTACTGGTACTTCTAAAGGTAAAGGTTTTGCTGGCGGTGTTAAACGCTGGAACTTCCGTACCCAAGATGCTACTCACGGTAACTCTTTATCACATCGTGTGCTTGGTTCTATTGGTCAAAACCAAACTCCAGGTCGTGTGTTTAAAGGCAAAAAAATGGCAGGACACTTAGGTGCTGAGCGTGTAACCGTTCAATCACTAGAAGTTGTTCGTGTTGATGCTGAACGTAAATTACTATTAGTTAAAGGTGCTGTTCCAGGCGCAACTAATGGTGATGTTATCGTTAAACCAGCAGTTAAAGCATAA
- a CDS encoding 30S ribosomal protein S10 (COG0051 Ribosomal protein S10) — MQNQRIRIRLKAFDHRLIDQSTAEIVETAKRTGAQVRGPIPLPTRKERFTVLISPHVNKDARDQYEIRTHKRLVDIVEPTEKTVDALMRLDLAAGVDVQISLG; from the coding sequence ATGCAGAACCAAAGAATCCGTATCCGCTTGAAAGCATTCGATCACCGTTTGATCGATCAGTCTACTGCGGAGATCGTAGAAACAGCTAAACGTACTGGTGCACAAGTTCGTGGTCCAATTCCGTTACCAACTCGTAAAGAGCGTTTCACAGTGTTGATTTCTCCACACGTGAACAAAGACGCGCGTGATCAATACGAAATCCGTACTCACAAACGTTTGGTTGATATTGTTGAGCCAACAGAAAAAACTGTTGATGCATTAATGCGTTTAGATCTAGCTGCCGGCGTTGACGTGCAGATTAGCCTAGGTTAA